One segment of Ahaetulla prasina isolate Xishuangbanna chromosome 9, ASM2864084v1, whole genome shotgun sequence DNA contains the following:
- the SCN4B gene encoding sodium channel subunit beta-4, producing the protein MAVDWLGVALLGLQLCSRTLTLEVSVGKAPVIYAKNGTNVLLPCTFNSCIGIEKANFIWSHNQTEIFKGVVKNKDSKPEPHPEYKFNLKHMLPPDLPLSKDNREFNVSLLLLDADFEDSGPYTCLVKNPKEKDANHSGTFTLKVVVMLEKVDNTLTLIILSVAGGVIGLIILIMLTKKLVLFILKKTQKQKECLVSSSANENTENGLPGSKIDSKSSPKV; encoded by the exons gACTTCAGCTGTGCTCTCGGACATTAACCTTGGAGGTGTCAGTGGGGAAGGCACCTGTTATTTATGCCAAGAATGGTACCAATGTGCTACTGCCCTGTACTTTCAACTCCTGCATCGGCATTGAGAAAGCCAACTTCATATGGAGCCACAACCAGACTGAA ATATTCAAAGGGGTCGTAAAGAACAAAGACTCCAAGCCGGAGCCTCATCCAGAGTACAAGTTCAACCTTAAGCACATGTTGCCACCTGACCTACCACTCAGCAAGGATAACCGGGAGTTCAACGTTTCCCTCCTGTTGCTTGATGCTGACTTTGAGGACTCTGGGCCATACACCTGCTTGGTCAAGAATCCCAAAGAGAAGGATGCCAACCACAGTGGCACCTTTACTCTCAAAGTGGTTGTGATGT tGGAGAAGGTTGACAACACGCTGACACTGATCATTTTGTCTGTTGCGGGTGGCGTCATTGGGCTCATCATCCTAATCATGCTGACCAAGAAACTGGTCCTCTTCATCCTCAAGAAGACACAGAAACAGAA GGAGTGCCTTGTGAGTTCTTCAGCAAATGAAAACACTGAGAATGGGCTGCCGGGCTCCAAAATAGACTCCAAATCATCCCCAAAGGTCTGA